The Flavobacterium jumunjinense genome includes a region encoding these proteins:
- a CDS encoding DUF3078 domain-containing protein translates to MKKTYLLGFLLFIVQYNFSQIVRTKLPDTISYWSKSNKVGLDISQITFVNWNAGGNTSISGLAKGNFVREYSKKHLNWKNELIIRYGINKQEGQEVRKTDDQLQINSTFGFKRDTISNLFYSGKLNFNTQFANGYSYPNTENPISKPFAPAYFFLGIGGEYSRKDLNLNVYLSPLTQKTTIVLDRKLSNEGAFGVDPAIIDPTTGEVLQNGARSRTEVGILITNQWEKEVFKNINLEHRISLYTDYLNNFGNVDIDWQLQLNMTINEYVRANIGTHIIYDDDIKAKEERDGQQIIVGPKLQLKQLLGVGLVYTF, encoded by the coding sequence ATGAAAAAGACCTACCTACTAGGGTTTTTATTATTTATTGTTCAATACAATTTTAGTCAAATCGTGAGAACAAAATTACCCGATACAATTTCATACTGGTCAAAATCAAATAAAGTTGGTTTAGATATTTCTCAAATCACCTTCGTGAACTGGAATGCTGGAGGAAACACTTCTATCTCAGGTTTAGCAAAAGGTAATTTTGTTAGAGAATATTCTAAAAAACATTTAAACTGGAAAAATGAATTAATAATTCGTTATGGTATTAATAAGCAAGAAGGTCAAGAAGTTAGAAAAACTGACGATCAACTACAAATAAACTCAACGTTTGGTTTTAAAAGAGATACAATTTCTAACTTGTTCTATAGTGGAAAACTAAATTTCAATACACAATTCGCAAATGGTTATTCCTACCCTAATACAGAAAACCCAATATCAAAACCTTTTGCACCAGCCTATTTTTTCTTAGGTATTGGTGGAGAATATTCTAGAAAGGATCTAAATTTAAATGTCTACTTGTCTCCCTTAACACAAAAAACTACAATAGTTTTAGATCGAAAATTATCTAATGAAGGAGCTTTTGGTGTTGATCCTGCAATTATAGATCCAACAACTGGAGAAGTACTACAAAATGGAGCGAGATCAAGAACAGAAGTAGGTATATTAATAACAAACCAATGGGAAAAAGAAGTTTTCAAGAATATTAATTTAGAACATCGAATTAGCTTATATACTGATTATTTAAATAATTTTGGAAATGTCGATATCGATTGGCAACTTCAATTGAACATGACTATTAATGAATATGTGAGAGCTAATATTGGTACTCATATTATTTATGATGATGATATAAAAGCTAAAGAAGAAAGAGACGGACAACAAATAATTGTTGGTCCAAAACTTCAATTGAAGCAACTTTTGGGTGTTGGATTGGTGTATACTTTCTAA
- a CDS encoding Y-family DNA polymerase: MYALIDCNNFYASCERVFQPQYNGKPIVVLSNNDGCVISRSDEAKKLGIPMGAPEFKCRELLKQHNAIVFSSNYPLYGDLSERVMKILEYYCPSIEVYSIDEAFLNFNGMQIDNFNDYGIQIKERVQKWISIPTSIGFAPSKALAKVANKIARKFPEHTKGVYVIDTDEKRIKALKWTKVEDIWGIGFRLSKKMKARNILTALDFVQAYNEAFIKKEMGITGLRLKYELEGKSVIDIDEPKNKKSIAITRSFKQDITDILELKERISTFAMVCGEKLRKQKSCCYNIIVYLRKDKYQDSQYNFYKMETLPFATNSGITISNTAIKMLNEIYQKGSIYKKAGVIVTQIIPEDKKQFHLFEEENPKHQLLMKIMDDFQKKTGERKIKLANQNLKATWIMKQNHLSKKYTTDINEILCVKC, encoded by the coding sequence ATGTATGCTTTAATCGACTGTAATAACTTCTACGCTTCGTGCGAACGTGTCTTCCAACCTCAATATAATGGAAAACCAATTGTTGTACTTTCAAACAACGATGGTTGTGTTATTTCACGTAGTGATGAAGCAAAAAAACTTGGAATTCCAATGGGTGCTCCAGAGTTTAAATGTCGTGAATTATTAAAACAACACAATGCAATTGTATTCTCTTCCAATTATCCATTATACGGAGATCTTAGCGAAAGAGTAATGAAAATTCTAGAATACTATTGTCCTTCTATAGAAGTATATAGTATTGATGAAGCTTTTTTAAATTTTAATGGAATGCAAATAGACAACTTTAACGACTATGGTATTCAAATAAAAGAAAGAGTTCAAAAATGGATAAGCATACCAACATCTATAGGTTTTGCTCCAAGTAAAGCACTCGCTAAAGTAGCAAACAAAATTGCCAGAAAATTTCCTGAACATACAAAAGGTGTTTATGTTATTGATACCGATGAAAAAAGAATTAAAGCTTTAAAATGGACTAAAGTAGAAGATATTTGGGGAATTGGCTTTCGATTGAGTAAAAAAATGAAGGCAAGAAATATACTAACTGCCTTAGATTTTGTTCAAGCCTATAATGAAGCTTTTATAAAAAAAGAGATGGGCATTACTGGTTTACGACTAAAGTATGAACTCGAAGGAAAATCTGTAATCGATATTGACGAACCAAAAAACAAGAAAAGTATTGCTATTACACGTAGTTTTAAGCAAGACATCACCGATATTTTAGAGTTGAAAGAACGTATTTCTACATTTGCAATGGTTTGTGGAGAAAAACTTCGAAAACAAAAGTCCTGTTGCTATAATATTATTGTTTACCTAAGAAAAGACAAATACCAAGATTCGCAATATAATTTCTACAAAATGGAAACGCTTCCATTTGCTACAAATTCTGGAATAACAATAAGTAATACTGCTATTAAAATGCTAAATGAAATCTATCAAAAAGGAAGCATCTATAAAAAAGCAGGAGTTATTGTTACTCAAATTATTCCCGAAGACAAAAAACAATTTCATTTGTTTGAAGAAGAAAATCCAAAACATCAACTTCTAATGAAAATAATGGACGATTTTCAGAAAAAAACAGGAGAGCGAAAAATAAAATTAGCTAATCAAAACTTAAAAGCCACATGGATAATGAAACAAAATCATTTATCTAAAAAATATACTACCGATATTAATGAAATATTATGTGTTAAATGTTAA
- a CDS encoding LexA family protein has translation MLNKKLQFLLPDFENSTELPFISEGIKAGFPSPAADFEGTRISLDSILVKNKEATFYAKASGDSMIGAGIDNDDILVIDRSLEPTDGKIAICFIDGEFTVKRIKFTDKKLFLQPENDGYQPIEIKEENDFMIWGIVTFVIKKLSTLK, from the coding sequence ATGTTAAATAAAAAATTACAATTCCTACTACCCGATTTTGAAAATAGTACCGAGCTACCTTTCATTTCTGAAGGAATAAAAGCGGGATTTCCTTCTCCTGCTGCCGATTTTGAGGGAACAAGAATTAGCCTCGATTCAATCCTAGTTAAAAATAAAGAAGCCACTTTCTACGCGAAAGCAAGTGGAGATTCTATGATTGGAGCTGGAATAGATAATGATGACATTCTGGTTATAGATCGAAGTTTAGAGCCTACAGATGGTAAAATTGCAATTTGTTTTATTGATGGAGAATTTACCGTAAAGAGAATAAAATTTACAGATAAGAAACTCTTTTTGCAACCAGAAAATGATGGATATCAACCTATAGAAATAAAAGAAGAAAACGATTTTATGATATGGGGCATTGTCACTTTCGTAATAAAAAAATTAAGCACTTTAAAATAG
- a CDS encoding SAM-dependent methyltransferase, with protein MSHKAILQNIGSIFKKEENDFLELTQTINNYKEITYSLSDINLENEANRADIHFNNGKALGTAWAAMCIDDIIRTKIFVKSVFNAIETLKEKKSRPIHILYAGTGPFATLLLPIFATYSPKEVKATLLEINQESFDSVKQVISKLGFEGHIVSYENEDATTFTIDKAIPVDIILSETLQCGLVKEQQVPITLNLLNQVPKNTILIPEMLALDVCLLNLKAYENRTETTPETDYCIVLDRLIEINNTSNIEFQLDNTTTETKILSEKEITVLPKEATQFETLVLITRMTIFGDNKIKINESGLTVPIIIQVFNNQTTEKKFKISYKIDSEPGYVIHW; from the coding sequence ATGTCGCACAAAGCAATCCTTCAAAATATAGGTTCTATTTTTAAAAAAGAAGAAAATGATTTTCTAGAGCTAACACAAACAATTAATAATTATAAAGAAATTACCTATAGTTTATCCGATATAAACCTTGAAAATGAAGCAAATAGAGCTGATATTCATTTTAACAATGGAAAAGCACTAGGAACAGCTTGGGCAGCAATGTGCATTGACGATATTATTAGAACCAAAATTTTCGTTAAAAGTGTTTTCAATGCAATCGAAACATTAAAAGAAAAAAAATCGAGACCAATACATATACTTTATGCTGGAACTGGACCATTTGCAACATTATTATTACCCATATTTGCAACCTATTCCCCTAAAGAGGTTAAAGCAACTCTTTTAGAAATTAACCAAGAAAGTTTTGATAGCGTAAAACAAGTGATTAGTAAATTAGGTTTCGAAGGACATATTGTTTCCTATGAAAATGAAGATGCAACTACGTTTACAATTGATAAAGCGATACCTGTTGATATTATTCTAAGCGAAACATTACAATGTGGTTTAGTGAAAGAACAACAAGTTCCAATTACACTCAATTTATTAAATCAAGTACCAAAAAACACAATTTTAATTCCGGAAATGCTTGCTCTAGATGTTTGCTTACTAAATTTGAAAGCTTACGAAAACAGAACAGAAACTACACCAGAAACTGATTATTGTATTGTTTTAGACCGATTAATTGAAATTAATAATACCAGTAATATTGAATTTCAACTAGATAATACTACTACAGAAACAAAAATATTATCTGAAAAAGAAATCACTGTTCTTCCGAAAGAAGCAACACAATTTGAAACCCTCGTACTAATTACAAGAATGACTATTTTTGGAGACAATAAAATTAAAATTAACGAAAGTGGTTTAACCGTTCCAATTATAATTCAAGTATTTAACAACCAAACAACAGAAAAAAAGTTTAAAATATCCTATAAAATTGATAGTGAGCCTGGTTATGTAATACATTGGTAA